The genomic DNA CCACTGCTTTTGGCACCAGGTCGGTGCGCCGCGGCGGGCAGCACCGTGGCGTATGCCTCCCAGGCATCGGGGTAGTACGTGGTATTGCGCTGATAACGAAGGGGTAGCATCTAAAAAAGCCGCCGCCCCGTGGCCGCGCCCCGACAGCCTGGCACCCGGCCTGCGATGCGCCGCGAGGCCCGTTCGATGGCCAGCCAAAGCCATACCTTTTCGTTTGCGTTTGCCGACAAAGGTCCACACTTCCTCCAGTTCTAACACCGCTTCTGGCTCGACTTCTCCCGAGACTTTTTTTATTCACCGCGCAATCGTCATGCGTGCAACCCCCATAACCCTTACGATGCTACGTTGCGAGTTACGTTCACCTAACAGCTTGCTTACCTGCTCATATCAGGTGGCCCGTTGGGGCGCGGCAGGCGCGAAAACGGCCTGATGACCACCGTCGTGGCAGCGATATTTGGCTTTGCCGCGACTCGACCCATTTTTTTGGAGGCGCTGGCTGGTACATTTGGCGCATGTCAAAATAGTTGAAATCATAAACGAAGGTAATAACCCACCATCGCTTAGACCACCGCCGAATATCCTTCTTATGCAGTGCAAAAAAGGGCTGTCCGGGTGGTAGCCCTTTCTGGATGTTTGTCCGTTTTCTTATCCATCCTCACGTAAGTGTTCGTCCACAAAATCCGGTTAATCCGAAAAATCCGCCGAATCCGTGGTTCAGATAAATTACCCCGTTCAGCTCATCCTGGGCCATTTTCGCCTGCCCGTGCATCTGCTGTGCGAGGTGCTGGCCTACTCGCTGGGCTACCGCTTCTACACGTACTTGCGCGCCCGCACCCCCGACCGCATCAGCGACCAGGGACGGCAGTTCATCTTCATTGGCGCGGCCACCGGGGCGCTGCTCGGCTCGCGCCTGCTGGGCCTGCTCGAACACCCCGAGCTGCTGCTGCACCCGCCCGGCGGCTGGCTCTACTACACCACCAATAAAACGATTGTGGGCGGCTTTCTGGGTGGTTTGATAGGGGTAGAGCTGACCAAAAAACGCCTCGGCATCCGCAGCAGCAGCGGCGACCTCATGGTCTATCCCGTCTTGCTGGGGCTGGCCATCGGCCGGCTCGGCTGCCACTTCAGCGGCCTCGAAGACGGCACTTTCGGCACCGCCACGCGCCTGCCCTGGGGAATGGATTTCGGCGATGGTATTTATCGCCACCCTACTAATCTGTATGAAATCAGCTTTTTGCTGCTGCTCGGCGGGCTGCTCTGGCTGCTAGGTCGCCGCCGGCCGCTGCCCGACGGCCGCCGCTTCGAGCTGTTTCTGGCCGGCTACCTGCTGTTTCGCCTGCTGGTAGAGTTTTTAAAACCCACGCCCGCGCTGGCCGGCCTGGGCCTCACGGCCATCCAGTGGGCGTGCGTGGGGGGGGTAGGGTATTACGTTTGGCTGTGGACGCGCAAGGGCACCCGCCAGCCAGATGCTGCGTTTGAAGTACATTAGGCCATTCAATTTATAGGCAGCGCTATGCAAGCGATTCCTGAAACCTCGCCCCACTTTAGTAATCTTCAACTGGAATTGCTGCGGCTGTATTCCCGCGATTTGCCGGAGGAAGAATTAATAGAAATCAAGCAGCTGCTGGCCGATTTTTTTGCTAAGCGCGCCATTGCTGGGGCTAATGCTTGGTAAGTGCCAACAACTGGACGGAAGCCGATATAGAGCGAATGCTGACCACGAAAATGCGAACTGGTAAAACCGAGGAGAATGCTGCGCTGCGTCATTGATACCAATGTGTTGCTCGTCTGCGTGTCAGATAAGTCGCCCTTACACTGGCTTCCGGATTGGTACTTACGAGTTATGCATAACCACCTAGATTTTAGCTGAATACGTTGAGGTAGTAGAGCGCCACATGGGGCCGATTGTGAGCCAGGATAGTGTAGATTCCCTCCTTACCCGGCGTAACCTCATTGAAATAGAACCCACTTACCGCTTCAACCTACTCCGCGACCCCAACGACAATAAATTCGTGAATTGCGCCATTGCCGCCAATGCCGTGTGCATTGTCAGCCACGACCGCGACTTTCGGGTGTTGCGGACCATTGAGTTTCCGAAGATGGCCGTGGTAGATACGGAAGGGTTTCGGGAGTTGATTTTTCCCTTGTCGCTGTAGTACTTCGCCTGTTAGTGGAATTTCTCAAGCCAACGGCCGCACGTTACTTTGCTAGAATGTTTTTGAAGACTTATGTATTAGTGGGCCTACTGGCACTTTTGACTTGGCCGGGGCTGGCCCAGCAAATTACCGTGGGTAGTGCGGTCTATATGGATACGACCAGCAGCCGCAATTCGGCGTGCGCCGAGGCGGCTGTGGCCCGCTACTATCAGGTAGCCGGTAAGTATCCGCGCAGCTCCGACACGCTGCTGCGTGAGGCGCAGGCATTTCTGCGCCAGCGGGGCCAGGCGTACGCGGGCAGCGGCTACATCACCTTCCGCTTTATTGTGGACTGCCAGGGGCACCGCGAGCCGCGCACCCAAGTATTGCAAACGGACGCTACCTACCGGCGCTTTGCCTTTCCGCCTGCCTTGGTCTCCGCCCTGTATGCTTATTTGCAAACCCTTACCGAGTGGCGGGTTGGCCAGGCGGCGCACCCGGTGCGCTACATTACGTATTTAAACTTCAAAATGCAGGATGGCAAAGTGGTGGCTGTTACTCCTTAGCGGTTTACTAACCGGGCCGCTGCCCGGCCACGCCCAGCCCGCCGGGCCCGCTCGCTCGGTTTCCGCCGACTGCGGCAGCAAGGCTTACCAGGATTCGCTGGTAGCGCGCTACATTGACCGGGGTGCCGAAAAATACGGTTACCTCGACCCGCGCTGGGCACAGTATTGCGATAGCCTAATTGCGCGCTGCCCCAATATCGCGGTGGCCTACCAGCACAAGGCCGTGCCGCTCGTGAAGGATGGAAAATGGGAGGAAGCCTTCGCGCTGGAAGACAAGGCCGTGGCGCTGGACCCGCGCACCTGGCTAGCCTACCGGGGCTTCTTGAAAGTCATTAAAACCAAGGACTACGCGGGCGGCCTAGTCGATTTTCAGCAGGCGGCCCGCCTCAACCCCAAGGGCCGCGAAATGGACCACACCTACCCGTTTTTCGAGGGCCTCTGCCACCTCGAAACCAGGCAGTATGCCCAAGCGGAAGGCGACTTTAAGCGCGACATTGCTTTGCAAAAAGCGTCCTCCGCCGAAGCAAACGTGCATTTCAACAGCCTGTTCTACCTGGGAGTGCTCTATTTCGAAATGAAGAAATACGCCCTGGCCGAGCAGTATTTGCAGCAGTGCCTGCAGCAGTATGCCCAACACCCCGATGCCAATTATTACCTCGCCCTAACTTACCGGGCCGAAGGGCGCGAAGCCGCCGCCCGTCAGTGCCTAACGTTTGCCCAAGAGTGCCTGGCCAAAGGCTATCAGCTGAATGAGGATAATATTGTGTATGAAAACTACCCGCACCAAATAACCGCTTACGAAGTGCAGCAAGCACTGCATCAGTAGAAAGTAATTTTCCACTTCGCTTATAGATGGTCATTTCGTCCCATGCCCGGACGCCCCATGCCTACTGCGATTTAAACCTGCTCCGCAACCATGACGACGGATTTGTAGATTGCGCCATTGCCGCCAATGCCAAGTGTCTCGTCAGTCACGGCCGCGACTTTCGGGCATTGCGAGATGTAAAGTTTCCGAAGGTAGCGGTGGTGGATACGGAGGCATTTCGGGAATTATTAGATAAACAGTCAAGAAGATGATTGATATTGATTATCAAAAGCACCAGCCTACCACTAAGTACAAGAGAAATAGCTTGGACTGTTATCTGTGTTATGCTCGTAAAAAGCTTGTTATTTCTACTCCAGAAGAGGCTGTTCGACAAGCTGTGATAAAGTATTTCATTGAAGTACTACAAGTTCCTGCTAATAGCATTGATGCAGAAGTTCCAATGAGTCACTATACTAAAGGACAAAAAGGAAGGGCTGATATCATTGTTCGAGGACATCAGGATGCGCCTCTAATACTAATAGAGTGTAAAGCACCTACTCAGTTTTTGTCGGACGCAGTAGTGGAGCAGGTTAAGCGATACGATGAATTTGTTCAAGCTAGGGTGCTATTAGTGACAAACGGGATAGAGTCGTATGCTGCGGAACGGGATGAAAAAGGTAGTTGGCGTGAGTTATTGAATATGCCAACCTATTTAGAATTAGTAAACAAGAATTCGCTTGACTACTTGGAATATGAAGAGTTGGAATATGAGCGGGTTGATTTTAGCAAGCCCATTCCAGGAGATATTCTGGCAGAATGTTTCGATAACGGATATATAGGAGAAGAAACAAATCCTAACCTTTATCCTATAATTTTTAACCTAATGGGCTGGCTATTTGATGCCAAAGATAAAATATTGCCCAAAGTATTGGATAAAGTTCAATTGATTGAAGATGCAGGCATCCGTCTTGCTCAGTTTGGTAATGCTGGTGGAGGTGCTTTTGGAACGGAATATCGGTACTTTATACTGAAGGACCGTGAGCAGAATAACCAAATTATTTCACTGACCATAACCGGGATAATGAAAACTGTGAATGACCCGCAGTGGGGTAATCGAAATGGTGCTACGATTCTAGCAGTTGCAATTGATGATTTTAAGTCAAGTCACATGTCGCTTGAGCTTAGGCTTGATAAGTACGTAACTTTAGAAAAGAATACAGCTACTATTTGGCACGATGGTACACTAACTGTTGGTAAACTTGGACAAGCCAAGCGGAAAGCTGTAATTGAGTACATATTCTCAAAAGCACCATACCTAATTAATGATGCAGGTAAAATAATTTTAGGTGTTTTTGATTTGGTTCAAGAAATACATTCTAACCAGTTGCAAACACAAAGCTTCTTGGAGAACCTGATTTTGTACGCGCTATTGCGTGATGAATACCGTCAGTTACACAAGAAATCAATTAGGTAAATCCCCTCCTATGCCTGAACGCCCCTACACCTACTACGACTTCACCCTCAGCCTGTGCCCGCAGTGCCTGCGGCGCATCGAAGCCAAAATCGTCTTTGAGGACGGCAATGTGTTCATGCTCAAGCGCTGCCCCGAGCACGGGCGGCAAAAGGTGCGCATCGCCACCGACATCGAGTACTACAAAAGCATTCGTAACTACGTGAAGCCCAGCGAGACGCCGCGCCGCTTCAACATGGCCACGCACTACGGCTGCCCCTACGACTGCGGCCTCTGCACCGACCACGAGCAGCACTCCTGCCTCACCGTGATTGAGGTGACCGACCGCTGCAACCTCACTTGCCCCACCTGCTACGCTGAAAGCAGCCCTACCCACGGCCGCCATCGCACCCTCGAAGAAATAGAGGCGATGCTCGACCTGGTAGTGGCCAACGAGGGCGAGCCCGACGTGGTGCAGATTTCGGGCGGCGAGCCCACGCTGCACCCGCAGTTCTGGGAAATTCTGGATATGTGCAAGCGCAAGCCCATCAAACACTTAATGGTGAATACCAACGGCGTGCGTCTGGCCAAAGACGAAGCTTTTGTGGCGCGGCTGGCTACCTACTCCGGCGCGTTTGAGGTGTATTTACAATTCGACTCGTTCCGCGAGGAAGTATTACTCAAAATGCGCGGCCGCGACCTGCGCGAGGTGCGCCAGCAGGCCATTGCGAACCTCAATAAATACAACCTCAGCACCACGCTGGTCGTGACCCTGCAAAAGGGGCTGAACGACGACGAGATGGGCGATATTATCGACTACGCGCTCAAGCAGAAGTGTATTCGCGGCGTCACGTTTCAGCCCACCCAGGCCGCCGGCCGGCTCGATAATTTCAACCCCGAAACCGACTCGTTTTCGCTCACCGAAGTGCGCCAGGGCATCATCGACCAAAGCTCGGTTTTCACGGCCGCGGATTTACTACCCGTGCCCTGCAACCCCGACGCGCTGGCAATGGCCTACGCCCTCAAACTCGACGGCGAAGTGTTCCCGCTCACCCGCTATATCGACCCCGCCGACTTGCTCCAGAGCGGCGGCAACACCATCGTGTATGAGCGCGACCCGCGTCTGCGCCAGCACCTGCTCAAATTATTCAGCACCGCCAACACCGTTGATACGGTGGTGCCCGAAATGGACCAATTATTATGCTGCCTACCCCAGGTTTCGGCACCCAACCTGGGCTACGATAATTTATTCCGAATAATTATTCTGCAATTTATGGACGCCTGGAATTTCGACGTGCGCGCCGTGAAAAAATCCTGCGTCCACATCGTGAGCAAGGACCTGAAAATTATTCCGTTCGAAACGATGAATATCTTTTACCGCGACCAGGAAAAATTGGCGCGGCTGGAAGAATTACGCGGCGAACGCCTGGGAATTATATGAGCGAGCCCCAATTGCCGCCGCCCGCGCCGGAGGATAAAAAAACGGTTTCTTGGCCGCTGATACTCAATCTGGGCCTGTTGCTACTCGTGGTTGGCTTTAGCGGCGGCGAGGTGGGCGTTATTTCGAGCAGCGTGTTGGGGCTGGTTGTTATCAACGGGCTGGCGGCGCTCATCGTGCGTATTTCCGGTGGGCGCATGAGCTACGTTATCGCCTTCGTGCTCTCGTGCCTGGCGCTACTGCTGATTGGGCTCAGCGTGTGTGCGCTACTGCTGTCGAACATGGGCGGTATGCACTAATCAGCCTTCGCGCCTTATGGCTTTACCTCCAAAATCACCAGCCTCCAAGCATGGCCTTGTCGTGCCATTGGCGCTGAATGCCCTGTTGCTCCTGCTGGCCGGCGGTCTGGCATATTCATTAGTCACTCCAGATGCGGTGAGCGGTAAGCCTCACCCCAAGGACATTGCGTATGTGCTGTTTTTCACGGCCGTACTCCTTGCTGGTCCTGATGTATTCGCCATTCTGGTCGCAGCCTTGCTTCACAAGCCGCAGTGGATAAACGGCTTCGCCCTGGCTGGTCTGCTGGTATTTTTGATTGGCCTGGGGTCGTGCGGCTACATGTTGTAAGCGGGTAGGCGGGCCAGGTGTTAGGCCGGCGTGGGCTGGCACTTCGGGCAGCTATACGTGGCCCGGCCGCCCACGTAAAATTTCTCGATTTTCACCTTCGGGTGACGCGGGCAAAAGGTATGCGCGTCGCTGCCGGGGGTAGCCGACTCGTCCCACTCGCGGGCGTGAATGAGAAACGATTTCGGGAAAAGCCGGTAATTCGCCTCGTGCTGAATCGCCGTCGTCAACACTAATTGAATGGCGGCGTGCAACGCCGTGGTTTCCTTCTCAGACAAAGAATTACCTAAACGCTCGGGGTGAATTTTGGCCTGAAATAAAACCTCGTCCACAATCCAGTTACCGAGGCCGGCGGTGAGGCTCTGGTCGAGCAGCAGCGGCTTCACGAATACCTTGCGGCGGCTGAGTTTCTGGTGCAGCTCGGCGGCAGTTATTTGCAGCGCGTCGGGGCCGAGCTTCTTGGCTTTCTGGTACGCTTCGGCGCTATCGGCCAGCCGGATGCGGCCAAACTTGCGCGGGTCGATAAACGCCAAATTCAGGCCCGAATCGCTGAGCTGCCAAGCCACGCGGGTGAAGCGCGGGGCATCGGGCGCGTCGCGGTAGGCACCGATGTCGCCGGTCATGCCGAAGTGCAATACCAGCAGGCGGCCATTATCCAACTCCAAGAAGCAGTTTTTGCCCAGTCGGCCGGTGCCAGTAATGGTGCGGCCCAGCAGGGCGGCGCGCAGCTCGTCTTCGGGCACGGCCAGCACGTGCGCGTCGCGCACTTCGAGGCCGGTAATCGTCTGGCCCACGGCCACTTCGTCTATAAAACGGCGGTAGGTTTCGACTTCGGGTAATTCGGGCACGGTAGGTAATTAGCAGTGAACAAGGAATAATGAGCAATGAACAGTTGAGGCCAACCCCATTGTTCACTGCTCATTGCTCCTTGTTCATCACTTTAGCTTGGCCACGCGCTGGCCGGCGCGGTCGTACACGTCGCCGCTGGGCGTTATGAAAAGCTGGTGCTGGCGGTCATCTTCGAGCACGAACGGAAAAGTAGTGTCGCCGGTGCGGCGCAGGTGGCCTACTACCTGCGCCTCGCGCACGGCCCCGTCGTCGTCGGCGCTGCTTTCATCGGCCAGGCGCACCACGTTCAGGGCGCTGGTCAGGTAATACGGCTCATCAGGGTTAGCGCGAAACGTGAGCTGCCCTACCAGCCGCACGGGTGCGGCGCTGGCGTTGCGGGCAAGTGGGGCATCGTTGTCGTCCTGGTCATCCTCGTCGGCTTCGGCCGCGGGGCGGGGGGTAGGGGCCAGCGCGATGGGCTGGGCCGACGGCTGGGCACCCGCCCGGTTGCTGGCCGCAATCTGGGCCGTGGCGCGGTTCCAGCCGCGGCTGATGGCGGCCAGGCGCGGGGCCAGGCCGGGATGGGTTTCCGAGCCTTCCTCGGGCGACACGGCGGCCATCGCGGCCTGCGCCTGGGCGAGACTGGCCCCCAGGCGGCGCAGCACGAAGCCTGAAAACTCGTCGGCCTCCAACTCGTCCTGCGGCTGCGAGCCGCCGCCGCGCAGCGTGTGGCCGTTGAGGTGGTGGCCCATCTCGTGCGCCAGAATGCTGATGCCGGCCCAGTCGGTGTGGCCGGCGCGGTTCACGGCCGCCAGAAACTGCGGGTTATAGAGTAGGTAGCGCTTGCCGCCGTACACCACGGCCGCGGCATTAGCTACCTGGTCGGTGGCGCGCAGCTCGAAGCGCGGCTGCAAGCCCACGGCGTC from Hymenobacter psoromatis includes the following:
- a CDS encoding radical SAM protein, yielding MPERPYTYYDFTLSLCPQCLRRIEAKIVFEDGNVFMLKRCPEHGRQKVRIATDIEYYKSIRNYVKPSETPRRFNMATHYGCPYDCGLCTDHEQHSCLTVIEVTDRCNLTCPTCYAESSPTHGRHRTLEEIEAMLDLVVANEGEPDVVQISGGEPTLHPQFWEILDMCKRKPIKHLMVNTNGVRLAKDEAFVARLATYSGAFEVYLQFDSFREEVLLKMRGRDLREVRQQAIANLNKYNLSTTLVVTLQKGLNDDEMGDIIDYALKQKCIRGVTFQPTQAAGRLDNFNPETDSFSLTEVRQGIIDQSSVFTAADLLPVPCNPDALAMAYALKLDGEVFPLTRYIDPADLLQSGGNTIVYERDPRLRQHLLKLFSTANTVDTVVPEMDQLLCCLPQVSAPNLGYDNLFRIIILQFMDAWNFDVRAVKKSCVHIVSKDLKIIPFETMNIFYRDQEKLARLEELRGERLGII